A region of Pasteurellaceae bacterium Orientalotternb1 DNA encodes the following proteins:
- a CDS encoding heme utilization protein HutZ gives MSSNRQEVLQNRLGPEIQEFKQQCKTIVLATLDKDGNPNVSYAPFVINNGEYQVLISTIARHARNLLEVPKVSLMLLEDESKSREIYARRRLTFDATARVLERHSAEWENGVAALQARHGEIVANLAKLEDFKLFCFKPEQGLFVKGFGKAFQVTPDELVSFVHLDEGHQEAGHQEEK, from the coding sequence ATGTCTAGCAACCGTCAAGAAGTGTTACAAAACCGCTTAGGTCCTGAAATTCAAGAGTTCAAGCAGCAATGCAAAACCATTGTGTTGGCGACCCTTGATAAAGACGGCAACCCAAACGTGAGCTATGCACCGTTTGTGATCAACAATGGCGAATATCAAGTGCTAATTTCAACCATCGCCCGCCACGCTCGCAACTTATTAGAAGTGCCAAAAGTGTCGCTGATGTTGCTTGAAGATGAGAGCAAAAGTCGCGAAATTTACGCCCGCCGCCGCTTAACTTTTGATGCGACTGCCCGTGTACTCGAACGCCACAGTGCAGAGTGGGAAAACGGCGTTGCCGCACTGCAAGCCCGTCACGGCGAAATCGTTGCCAACCTTGCAAAATTGGAAGACTTCAAACTGTTCTGCTTCAAACCAGAGCAAGGCTTGTTCGTTAAAGGCTTCGGCAAGGCATTCCAAGTAACTCCTGACGAATTGGTCAGCTTCGTCCACCTAGACGAAGGTCACCAAGAAGCAGGGCATCAGGAAGAGAAATAA
- the ubiF gene encoding 2-octaprenyl-3-methyl-6-methoxy-1,4-benzoquinol hydroxylase (catalyzes the formation of 2-octaprenyl-3-methyl-5-hydroxy-6-methoxy-1,4-benzoquinol from 2-octaprenyl-3-methyl-6-methoxy-1,4-benzoquinol; functions in the biosynthesis of ubiquinone or coenzyme Q), whose translation MKQQDVIVIGGGMVGAAAALGLTKIGLNVALIEKNPLPTFTAGEPYDVRISAISAASVALLEQLGAWQTIEGMRVCAYDGLETWEIGGFNTAFHASELGLEQLGFMVENNLIQIGLWQALQAYPNCTQAVGFSQIFAHRENDIWTVTLDNDRQFSAPILLACDGANSQARRWAGIGLTSWQYRQHCLLAVVKTQLPPQSVTWQQFFPSGPRAFLPLQGDNGCVVWYDSPQRIAELKSLSKAKLSAEINTHFPERLGQVEVVDFGSFPLTRQHAQSYVRQGVVLVGDAAHTINPLAGQGVNLGFKDVKVLLEVIAQAVEKGEDFTNEDVLRRYEKRRKPDNLLMQTGMDLFYKAFKTELLPVKIARNLALITAQRATPLKKRALKYALGL comes from the coding sequence ATGAAACAACAAGATGTAATCGTCATCGGCGGCGGTATGGTTGGGGCAGCGGCAGCATTGGGTTTGACGAAAATCGGGCTGAACGTAGCGTTAATCGAGAAAAATCCGTTGCCGACTTTCACCGCTGGTGAGCCTTATGACGTAAGGATTTCAGCGATCAGTGCGGCATCGGTCGCCTTGTTGGAGCAGCTCGGGGCGTGGCAGACGATTGAAGGAATGCGAGTTTGTGCCTACGATGGTTTAGAAACGTGGGAAATCGGCGGCTTTAACACCGCTTTTCACGCCAGCGAACTTGGCTTGGAGCAGCTTGGTTTTATGGTGGAAAATAATCTGATCCAAATTGGCTTGTGGCAAGCGTTGCAGGCGTATCCAAACTGCACCCAAGCGGTCGGTTTTTCGCAAATTTTTGCTCATCGTGAAAATGATATTTGGACGGTAACACTCGATAATGATCGTCAATTTTCTGCCCCGATTTTGCTTGCGTGTGATGGGGCAAATTCGCAGGCAAGACGCTGGGCTGGGATCGGGCTAACGAGCTGGCAATATCGCCAACACTGCTTGTTGGCAGTGGTGAAAACCCAGTTGCCACCGCAAAGTGTCACTTGGCAGCAATTTTTCCCGAGCGGCCCGAGAGCATTTTTGCCGCTGCAGGGCGACAACGGTTGTGTGGTTTGGTACGATTCCCCACAACGCATTGCTGAGTTGAAATCGCTCTCGAAAGCGAAATTATCCGCCGAAATCAATACCCATTTCCCCGAACGGCTAGGGCAAGTAGAAGTGGTCGATTTCGGTAGCTTTCCACTCACTCGCCAACACGCCCAAAGCTATGTGCGACAAGGTGTGGTGCTAGTCGGCGATGCGGCTCATACGATCAATCCATTAGCGGGGCAAGGCGTTAATTTAGGCTTTAAAGATGTGAAAGTGCTGTTAGAGGTCATCGCCCAAGCGGTCGAAAAAGGCGAAGATTTTACCAATGAAGACGTACTTAGACGCTACGAAAAACGGCGTAAACCAGACAATTTGCTGATGCAAACAGGAATGGATCTGTTCTACAAAGCCTTCAAAACGGAACTGCTGCCCGTCAAAATTGCCCGTAACCTTGCACTCATCACCGCTCAACGAGCCACGCCACTTAAAAAACGGGCGTTGAAATATGCGTTAGGGTTGTAA
- a CDS encoding DNA polymerase III subunit delta': MYPWHANIYQKITASFVNGRGHHALLFKSDVGLGTENVMRALAAWLFCQTPNGEEPCGQCKSCLLWQSGNHPDFHLLESIDGKDIGIDQIRDVTTKLQQFAQQGGNAVVSIQQAERLTESAANALLKTLEEPHQNVYFLLQAPLQEAMLATIQSRCQTWLVNAPEFTDALDWLQNAVPTATPEEIETALRLCHNRPLNCKTFLETDRLPARKAFLQTFWKFYKSRDVWLLLSAFDAESEVVLMQLEWLDSFFSDALKAKMDIAIGWANPDLQAGILPFSQALSATALLNGHQIIQQTQRDLREVNAVNQELMLADCITKLAGMLE; encoded by the coding sequence ATTTATCCTTGGCACGCAAACATTTACCAAAAAATCACCGCTTCTTTCGTAAACGGACGGGGGCATCACGCCTTGTTGTTTAAGAGCGATGTCGGTTTAGGTACGGAAAACGTAATGCGGGCGTTAGCGGCGTGGTTATTTTGCCAAACGCCAAATGGCGAAGAGCCTTGTGGGCAGTGCAAAAGTTGTCTGCTCTGGCAAAGCGGCAATCACCCCGATTTTCACCTGCTTGAGTCGATTGACGGTAAAGATATTGGCATCGACCAAATTCGTGATGTGACTACCAAACTGCAGCAGTTCGCCCAGCAAGGCGGCAATGCAGTGGTGTCTATTCAACAGGCGGAACGATTGACGGAATCAGCGGCGAATGCGTTGCTGAAGACGCTAGAAGAGCCGCATCAAAATGTCTATTTTCTGCTCCAAGCCCCATTGCAAGAGGCGATGTTAGCCACCATTCAGAGCCGCTGCCAAACGTGGTTGGTGAACGCTCCCGAATTTACCGACGCATTGGATTGGCTGCAAAATGCGGTGCCAACTGCCACGCCAGAGGAGATCGAAACAGCATTACGTTTGTGCCACAATCGTCCGTTGAATTGCAAAACTTTCTTAGAAACTGACCGCTTGCCCGCTCGTAAAGCTTTCTTACAAACTTTCTGGAAATTCTACAAAAGCCGTGATGTGTGGTTGCTGCTTTCCGCTTTTGATGCGGAAAGTGAGGTTGTACTCATGCAACTGGAATGGCTCGACTCCTTTTTCAGCGATGCATTAAAAGCCAAAATGGATATTGCGATCGGCTGGGCAAACCCTGATTTACAAGCGGGAATTTTGCCGTTTAGCCAAGCGTTATCTGCAACGGCACTGCTCAACGGACATCAAATTATCCAACAAACCCAACGTGATCTGCGTGAAGTGAATGCGGTTAATCAAGAACTGATGTTAGCCGATTGCATCACGAAATTGGCGGGGATGTTGGAATAA
- a CDS encoding dTMP kinase, translated as MNGKFIVIEGLEGAGKSNAVRVVNQVLATQGIDFINTREPGGTPIAEALRDLWKQGIEGEHTTDKAEVLMIFAARTQLVETVIQPALAQGKWVVGDRHNMSSQAYQGGGRNLAELVDNIGNAILGDFKPDFTLYLDLDPAIGLARAKGRGALDRIEQQHIDFFHRTRQRYLALTENNPKAVIINAEQSIEQVSVDIQQAVENFIKMAK; from the coding sequence ATGAACGGAAAATTTATTGTGATTGAAGGCTTGGAGGGGGCGGGCAAAAGCAACGCTGTGCGAGTGGTTAATCAAGTGTTGGCGACGCAAGGCATCGACTTTATCAACACCCGCGAACCTGGCGGCACACCGATTGCCGAAGCCTTGCGGGATTTATGGAAGCAAGGCATTGAGGGCGAACATACGACTGACAAAGCTGAAGTCTTGATGATTTTCGCCGCCCGCACACAGTTAGTGGAAACCGTGATCCAACCCGCCCTTGCCCAAGGCAAATGGGTTGTGGGCGACCGACATAATATGTCAAGCCAAGCCTACCAAGGTGGTGGACGTAATTTGGCAGAATTGGTGGATAACATCGGCAACGCCATTTTGGGGGATTTCAAGCCTGATTTTACGCTTTATCTCGATCTCGATCCCGCAATTGGGTTAGCACGAGCCAAAGGGCGTGGGGCGTTAGATCGCATCGAGCAACAGCATATCGACTTCTTCCACCGCACTCGCCAACGTTATTTGGCACTAACCGAAAACAACCCGAAAGCTGTGATTATCAACGCCGAACAGTCGATTGAGCAAGTTTCGGTAGATATTCAACAAGCAGTCGAAAATTTCATCAAAATGGCAAAGTGA
- a CDS encoding cell division protein YceG produces MLKKLLIFLGVLLAIALGGGLFAYYKLNQLAQQPIIPTETLFVLEKGTSSQKLADQLVAQQLIGDSDRQLLPYLIRLHPELSKFKAGVYSLHGISNVGELLAHFNSGKEVQLNLQFIEGKTFKTWRQQLEKAPYLNQTLKGKSEAEIAKLLNIPHEKLEGWLAPDTYRYVPYSDDLALLKRAAEKQQKDLAAAWQTRSENLPLAEPYQLLILASIVEKETALASERPQVASVFINRLKNNWKLQTDPTVIYGMGDRYDGNIRKKDLLEPTPYNTYVIDGLPPTPIAMPSKASLIAAAQPDRTPYFYFVADGSGGHAFSRTLEEHNKAVQKWIHIEKQRKRENK; encoded by the coding sequence ATGCTCAAAAAATTGCTTATTTTCCTCGGTGTGCTCTTGGCTATCGCCCTTGGCGGCGGACTTTTCGCCTACTATAAACTCAACCAATTAGCCCAACAGCCGATTATCCCAACAGAGACCCTTTTTGTGCTTGAAAAAGGCACATCAAGCCAAAAACTTGCTGATCAACTGGTGGCACAGCAGCTGATTGGCGACAGCGATCGCCAACTCTTGCCTTATTTGATCCGCTTACATCCCGAATTAAGTAAATTTAAAGCAGGCGTTTACTCACTCCACGGTATTTCAAACGTCGGCGAGCTGTTAGCTCATTTCAACAGCGGCAAAGAAGTGCAGCTCAATTTGCAATTTATCGAAGGCAAAACCTTCAAAACGTGGCGACAACAGCTGGAAAAAGCCCCTTATCTCAATCAAACGTTGAAGGGTAAAAGTGAAGCAGAAATTGCTAAACTGCTCAATATTCCCCATGAAAAATTAGAAGGCTGGCTTGCTCCCGACACTTATCGCTATGTGCCGTATTCAGACGATTTAGCCTTGCTCAAACGAGCGGCGGAGAAGCAGCAGAAAGATTTGGCGGCAGCGTGGCAAACTCGATCGGAAAATTTACCGCTTGCCGAGCCTTATCAGCTATTGATTTTAGCCTCGATTGTTGAGAAAGAAACGGCGTTGGCGAGCGAACGCCCGCAAGTGGCGTCAGTGTTTATTAACCGATTGAAAAATAACTGGAAATTACAAACCGATCCGACGGTGATTTACGGAATGGGCGACCGCTACGATGGCAACATTCGTAAAAAAGATCTGCTCGAACCTACGCCTTACAACACCTATGTGATCGATGGCTTACCGCCGACACCAATTGCCATGCCGAGCAAAGCTTCGTTAATCGCAGCAGCACAGCCCGACCGCACGCCCTATTTCTATTTTGTGGCGGACGGATCTGGTGGTCACGCATTCAGTCGCACCTTAGAAGAGCACAACAAGGCGGTGCAAAAATGGATTCACATTGAGAAACAAAGAAAGCGAGAGAACAAATAA
- a CDS encoding triose-phosphate isomerase gives MARRPLVMGNWKLNGSKAFTKELVEGLKRELDGVTGCDVAIAPPVMYLAEAEAALNSCGCDCSTKKVIALGAQNVDVNVQGAFTGDISTAMLNDFGAKYIIIGHSERRTYHKESDEFIAKKFAALKEAGLVPVLCIGETEAENEAGKTEEVCARQLDAVLNSLGAEAFNGAVIAYEPVWAIGTGKSATPAQAQAVHAFIRGHIAKHSQAVADQVIIQYGGSVNDANAAELFTQPDIDGALVGGASLKAPAFAVIVKAAEKAKA, from the coding sequence ATGGCACGTCGTCCTTTAGTGATGGGTAACTGGAAATTAAACGGCAGCAAAGCATTCACCAAAGAGCTTGTTGAAGGTTTAAAACGTGAACTTGATGGCGTAACGGGGTGTGATGTGGCAATTGCACCGCCAGTGATGTACTTAGCGGAAGCAGAAGCGGCATTAAATAGCTGCGGTTGCGATTGCAGTACGAAAAAAGTGATCGCATTAGGTGCACAAAACGTGGATGTGAATGTGCAAGGGGCATTTACTGGCGATATTTCAACCGCTATGTTGAACGATTTCGGGGCAAAGTACATCATCATCGGTCACTCTGAACGCCGCACATACCACAAAGAAAGCGATGAGTTTATTGCGAAAAAATTTGCAGCATTAAAAGAAGCGGGTTTAGTGCCAGTGCTTTGCATCGGTGAAACCGAAGCAGAAAACGAAGCAGGCAAAACCGAAGAAGTGTGTGCTCGTCAATTAGATGCAGTGTTAAACAGCCTTGGTGCAGAAGCTTTCAATGGTGCGGTTATCGCTTACGAGCCAGTTTGGGCAATTGGTACGGGCAAATCTGCAACTCCAGCTCAAGCCCAAGCAGTTCACGCCTTTATTCGTGGTCATATTGCAAAACACTCACAAGCAGTGGCGGATCAAGTGATTATCCAATACGGCGGTTCAGTAAACGATGCCAATGCGGCAGAATTATTCACTCAGCCAGACATTGACGGTGCATTAGTCGGTGGTGCGTCACTGAAAGCCCCAGCCTTTGCAGTGATTGTGAAAGCGGCGGAAAAAGCGAAAGCGTAA